Proteins co-encoded in one Desulfitobacterium hafniense DCB-2 genomic window:
- a CDS encoding triose-phosphate isomerase: protein MKQIFINLKRFDVHRSLGGVCPFERGDEWVEWIVDECINYEIGKLEGVRVSFMLPESLLVSAVKRLQIYPEAERKSLAVGCQGVFREDVVVGGNFGAFSTNRPAAAAKSLNCSWTMIGHSEERNDKMGIIAAYDPGSLHSNMGRQAVNTTVDTILNQELKCALNRGLNVLFCIGETAEDRGDGDFNQQKPPIKAALKAQLLNGLKGFDKNQLKGRLVIGYEPVWAIGPGKTPPGSDYIAFVSTYIKETVLREFNFVPSVVYGGGLKEENAGIIAKIDTIDGGLVALTRFTGEIGFYPEDLRKIISKYLE, encoded by the coding sequence ATGAAACAAATATTCATCAATCTTAAACGGTTTGATGTCCATAGAAGCTTAGGAGGGGTTTGTCCGTTTGAAAGAGGAGATGAATGGGTTGAATGGATTGTAGACGAGTGCATCAATTATGAAATTGGTAAACTTGAAGGGGTAAGGGTATCGTTCATGCTTCCCGAGTCTTTGCTTGTAAGTGCTGTTAAACGTCTGCAAATCTACCCCGAAGCGGAGAGGAAATCCTTGGCAGTGGGGTGTCAGGGGGTTTTCAGGGAGGATGTCGTTGTGGGCGGCAACTTCGGGGCTTTCAGCACCAACCGGCCGGCTGCCGCAGCCAAAAGTTTAAATTGCAGTTGGACGATGATCGGGCACAGCGAAGAGAGAAACGATAAAATGGGTATTATCGCCGCCTATGATCCTGGGAGTTTACATAGCAACATGGGGCGGCAAGCTGTTAATACCACAGTTGACACAATCCTTAATCAAGAGCTGAAATGCGCCCTGAACAGAGGGTTGAACGTCTTGTTTTGCATCGGTGAAACCGCTGAAGATAGAGGTGACGGGGATTTCAACCAACAAAAGCCCCCAATCAAAGCAGCCCTGAAAGCTCAGTTGTTAAACGGATTAAAAGGGTTTGATAAAAACCAGCTGAAGGGCCGCCTGGTTATCGGCTATGAGCCTGTATGGGCTATCGGGCCGGGGAAAACCCCTCCGGGAAGTGACTATATCGCCTTTGTGTCAACCTATATCAAAGAGACCGTCCTGAGAGAATTTAATTTTGTGCCTTCCGTAGTTTATGGCGGTGGTTTAAAGGAAGAGAACGCCGGGATTATCGCCAAGATCGACACCATTGACGGCGGTTTAGTGGCTCTGACAAGATTTACGGGTGAGATTGGATTTTATCCTGAAGATTTAAGAAAAATCATCTCTAAATACCTTGAATAA
- a CDS encoding lactate racemase domain-containing protein, translating into MEIAFEYGQGLMAANLPDHTDVFIPGETVPDPQYLKNTEEETRKSILNPIGVPPISKQVQKGSKVAIVFPDRVKGGVQATSHRKIAIPIIIAELLQAGVEKQDIKLICSNGLHRKNTREEIKSLLGERVFHEFWWSNQIVNHDSEDWSKLVDLGHDEMGNPVIMNREVFESDLAVLIGHVLGNPYGGYSGGYKHCATGITHWKSIASHHVPHVMHRPDFTTVNSQSLMRRKFDSIGRYMEKCMGKKFFTCDAVLDTEQRQIAVFAGSAAEIQPLSWEIADKRTYVPWAEKNYDVLVFGMPQAFHYGNGMGTNPILMMQAISAQIIRHKRVLKDNCVVICSSLCNGYFHDEEFPSYRALYDLFQKDYHHTLPDLEKYGEYFANNQEFIDKYRFNYGYHPYHAFSMISCGQIAEQHCSAIYIIGAYEPGYARSMGMKTRATFEEALKDAGKYVGSNPNILALPKAFKLASVHLGMKESMNKIISK; encoded by the coding sequence GTGGAAATTGCCTTTGAATACGGACAAGGTTTAATGGCAGCGAATTTGCCGGATCATACGGATGTGTTTATACCAGGGGAGACTGTTCCAGATCCGCAATACCTTAAGAACACTGAAGAAGAAACTAGAAAATCCATACTTAATCCTATAGGGGTTCCGCCCATTTCCAAACAAGTGCAAAAAGGTTCAAAGGTGGCCATTGTCTTTCCGGACAGGGTCAAAGGAGGGGTCCAAGCAACCTCTCACAGAAAAATAGCGATTCCCATAATCATTGCGGAATTGCTCCAGGCCGGTGTCGAAAAACAGGATATCAAGCTTATTTGCAGCAATGGCCTGCATCGGAAAAACACCAGAGAAGAAATCAAGAGCCTTTTGGGAGAAAGGGTCTTTCATGAGTTTTGGTGGAGCAATCAGATTGTCAATCATGACAGTGAAGATTGGAGCAAGCTGGTTGACCTGGGTCATGACGAAATGGGCAATCCGGTAATCATGAATCGTGAGGTTTTTGAATCGGATCTCGCCGTACTGATTGGGCATGTTCTGGGTAATCCTTATGGAGGTTATTCAGGCGGCTACAAACACTGTGCTACCGGTATCACCCATTGGAAGTCGATTGCTTCACACCATGTCCCTCATGTAATGCACAGGCCGGACTTTACGACCGTAAACAGTCAGAGCCTGATGCGCAGAAAGTTTGATTCCATTGGCCGATATATGGAAAAGTGTATGGGAAAAAAGTTCTTTACCTGTGACGCTGTCCTGGATACCGAGCAGAGGCAGATTGCGGTATTTGCCGGGTCCGCCGCTGAAATACAGCCTTTGTCGTGGGAAATTGCCGACAAAAGGACGTATGTGCCCTGGGCTGAGAAGAACTATGATGTGCTGGTTTTCGGTATGCCTCAGGCCTTCCACTATGGAAACGGCATGGGCACCAATCCAATTTTAATGATGCAGGCTATATCTGCACAGATCATCAGACATAAAAGGGTATTAAAAGATAACTGTGTGGTGATCTGCTCATCACTCTGCAATGGTTATTTTCATGATGAGGAATTTCCGTCTTACAGGGCTTTATATGACCTTTTCCAAAAGGACTACCACCATACACTGCCTGACCTTGAAAAGTACGGTGAGTATTTTGCCAATAATCAAGAGTTTATTGATAAATACCGCTTTAATTATGGCTATCATCCTTATCATGCCTTTTCCATGATATCTTGCGGACAGATAGCAGAACAACATTGTTCCGCTATCTATATCATAGGCGCTTATGAACCGGGCTATGCCCGCAGTATGGGAATGAAAACGAGAGCTACATTT